From Pempheris klunzingeri isolate RE-2024b chromosome 18, fPemKlu1.hap1, whole genome shotgun sequence, a single genomic window includes:
- the flrt2 gene encoding leucine-rich repeat transmembrane protein FLRT2 codes for MEFLAGPWNKDWASFLQFWLTVILSLQMQFSPGASCPVECRCDNPFVYCNERSLTSVPLGIQEGYKVLFLHNNQINNAGFPMELHNLATVETVYLYGNQLDEFPINLPKNTRVLHLQENNIQTISKAALAQLTRLEELHLDDNSISTVGVEEGAFREAVSLKLLFLTKNHLSSVPIGLPEDLKELRLDENRIAVIAEEAFQNVTRLQRLLLDGNLLTDEGIAPGTFQDLVNLRELALARNSLTFPPPLLPSQSLVKLSLQENQIDQIPVAAFASLNRLEKLDISTNQLQTLTQGVFDGLSSLRHLMVRNNPWRCDCAVKWVVVWLKSLPSSINARGFVCQSPDKVRGMAIRELTLDIIECPVDSDQPPWPTLRSTPPPPPTTTPITTMISTLITTSIPFFFDSPSPPLPPIHNNPPGPLPPYEDPLQISFHVVNSTNIEVSWASYFTVTAYKVTWVKRGQSQINEGMRERTVSGDRRHISLTNLEPRSVYRICVHVLDTLNSYRPGEDTICSEARTKSVMSTKPPGREQAPQESINSTLLMAGIIGGAVLIILVTLLSLFCWHMHRKSRSSSTKWKYNRGRRKDDYCEAGTKKDNSILEMTETSFQIVALNNEQLLKGDFRIQPIYTPNGGIGFRDCHHSNNSIAYCKSSNVPSTEFCHT; via the coding sequence atGGAGTTTCTGGCTGGACCCTGGAATAAAGATTGGGCTTCATTCTTGCAATTTTGGTTGACTGTCATCCTAAGCCTCCAAATGCAATTCAGCCCGGGTGCCTCTTGCCCGGTGGAGTGTCGTTGCGACAACCCTTTTGTGTACTGCAATGAACGCAGCCTGACATCAGTGCCTCTGGGGATACAGGAGGGCTACAAGGTCCTCTTCCTACATAACAACCAGATAAACAATGCTGGCTTCCCTATGGAGCTTCACAATCTGGCCACCGTAGAAACTGTGTATCTCTACGGCAACCAGCTGGACGAGTTCCCCATCAATCTCCCCAAAAACACCAGGGTCCTGCATCTCCAGGAGAACAATATCCAAACCATCTCCAAGGCAGCCCTTGCCCAGCTGACTCGACTAGAGGAGCTGCATCTCGATGATAACTCCATCTCCACTGTGGGGGTGGAAGAGGGGGCCTTTAGGGAGGCTGTAAGCCTCaaactcctcttcctcaccaaAAATCACCTAAGCAGCGTTCCTATTGGCCTCCCAGAGGACCTAAAAGAGCTGCGGTTGGACGAGAACCGCATTGCTGTCATCGCAGAGGAGGCCTTTCAGAATGTAACTCGTCtgcagcgcctcctgctggacGGGAACCTGCTGACGGATGAGGGCATTGCACCAGGAACCTTTCAGGACCTGGTGAACCTCCGTGAGCTGGCTCTGGCCCGCAATTCACTCAccttcccccctcccctcctacCCAGCCAGTCACTGGTAAAGCTCAGCCTGCAGGAGAACCAGATCGACCAGATCCCTGTGGCAGCCTTTGCTTCCCTAAACAGGCTGGAAAAACTGGACATCTCCACCAACCAGCTTCAGACTCTTACACAGGGTGTGTTCGATGGCCTGTCGAGCCTAAGGCATCTCATGGTGCGAAATAACCCCTGGCGTTGTGACTGTGCCGTGAAATGGGTGGTGGTGTGGCTCAAGTCTTTGCCTTCCTCCATCAATGCCCGAGGGTTTGTGTGCCAGAGTCCAGACAAGGTGCGTGGCATGGCAATCAGAGAGCTCACATTGGATATTATAGAGTGCCCGGTTGATTCTGACCAGCCGCCCTGGCCCACCCTCCGCTCCACgcctcctcccccacccacaACCACCCCCATCACTACCATGATCTCCACCCTCATTACCACATCCATCCCTTTCTTCTTTGActcaccctcccctcccttaCCCCCAATCCATAACAACCCTCCTGGGCCCCTGCCTCCTTATGAGGACCCCCTTCAGATCTCCTTCCATGTGGTCAACTCCACCAATATTGAGGTGAGCTGGGCTTCCTATTTCACCGTCACAGCCTACAAGGTCACTTGGGTCAAAAGGGGCCAAAGCCAAATAAACGAAGGAATGCGGGAGAGGACGGTGAGTGGGGATCGACGGCACATTAGTCTCACCAACCTGGAACCCCGGTCTGTGTATCGGATCTGCGTGCACGTGCTGGACACCCTTAACTCCTACAGGCCTGGAGAGGATACTATATGCTCTGAGGCCAGGACCAAGTCTGTCATGTCTACTAAGCCTCCTGGTAGAGAGCAAGCTCCTCAGGAGAGCATCAACTCCACGCTGCTAATGGCTGGGATCATAGGTGGGGCAGTGCTCATCATCCTGGTAACGCTGCTCAGCCTGTTCTGCTGGCACATGCACAGGAAGAGCCGGTCATCTTCGACTAAGTGGAAATACAACCGGGGCAGGAGAAAAGATGACTACTGCGAGGCTGGAACCAAGAAGGATAACTCCATTCTGGAGATGACTGAGACCAGTTTCCAGATAGTGGCGCTGAACAATGAGCAGCTGCTCAAGGGAGATTTCCGCATTCAGCCCATCTACACGCCCAACGGGGGCATTGGATTTAGAGACTGTCACCACAGTAACAACAGCATAGCCTACTGCAAGAGCAGCAACGTGCCCAGTACAGAGTTCTGTCACACGTGA